A section of the Methanoregula sp. genome encodes:
- a CDS encoding HNH endonuclease signature motif containing protein, with protein MSDPKVITKSYGILGVTKVNREKCEKLIIAKYKNGKTLKEISDLVKKFWIKVGEKKYGKNTRFFIPLKTPNGVAYTLHKHDVITDEELKNILRQNRLEIERKRYALRKMRKTIQESQCEICAGTLNLEGHHIKPIIQGGADSSENIMILCSNCHKIITNGYHSNKPEEHKVIKCYSELLTKRKIQHKYCYYSSEQFSEINRSLFKKIGGVCFIRVV; from the coding sequence ATGAGTGATCCAAAAGTAATCACAAAATCATACGGGATACTTGGAGTAACAAAAGTAAATCGAGAAAAATGTGAGAAATTAATAATTGCAAAATATAAAAATGGAAAAACGCTTAAAGAAATATCCGATCTTGTAAAAAAGTTTTGGATTAAAGTCGGAGAAAAAAAGTATGGTAAAAATACACGTTTTTTCATTCCATTAAAAACTCCCAATGGTGTGGCTTATACTTTGCATAAACATGATGTAATTACTGATGAGGAATTAAAGAATATTCTTAGACAAAATCGTTTAGAAATTGAAAGAAAAAGATACGCTCTACGCAAAATGCGAAAAACCATTCAAGAGAGTCAATGCGAGATCTGCGCTGGAACATTAAATCTTGAAGGACATCACATAAAACCAATTATTCAAGGAGGAGCGGATTCTTCTGAGAATATTATGATTTTATGTTCGAACTGTCATAAGATAATTACCAATGGATATCATTCAAACAAACCCGAAGAACATAAGGTTATTAAATGTTATTCAGAATTGTTAACGAAAAGAAAAATTCAACATAAATATTGCTATTATTCCTCAGAACAGTTTTCTGAAATCAATCGTTCACTTTTCAAAAAAATTGGAGGAGTATGTTTTATCCGAGTCGTTTAA
- a CDS encoding type 1 glutamine amidotransferase, translated as MSEKSDHPLRVRAFQHSPSEPLGYFEHIFSEQKIPFEYARLWQGDPVIMDNATHLVFLGGPMSVNDEAELPWLKEEKALIRRAVKKRVPVLGLCLGAQLIASAHGATVYRFVNETGWCPVHTTPDSTGVFASFPDTFHVFQMHGETFHVPVGGKLQCRGGEVPHQGFRLGSALGLQFHLEMTENLIRDWTKGERKFLQEKIGRDTERYLAESNRLCRLVAREFLYGDLPNVH; from the coding sequence ATGTCGGAAAAATCGGACCACCCCCTCCGGGTCAGGGCATTCCAGCACTCACCTTCAGAACCGCTCGGTTATTTTGAACATATATTTTCCGAACAGAAGATCCCGTTCGAATACGCCCGGCTCTGGCAAGGGGACCCGGTCATCATGGACAACGCCACCCATCTCGTCTTCCTGGGCGGGCCGATGAGCGTGAACGATGAGGCGGAACTCCCTTGGCTCAAAGAAGAGAAGGCACTTATCCGGCGGGCGGTAAAGAAGCGGGTGCCGGTGCTCGGCCTCTGTCTTGGCGCCCAGCTGATTGCGTCAGCCCACGGAGCAACCGTATACCGGTTTGTAAACGAGACCGGTTGGTGCCCGGTCCACACAACACCCGATTCCACCGGGGTCTTTGCATCCTTCCCGGATACTTTCCACGTCTTCCAGATGCATGGCGAGACATTCCACGTGCCGGTGGGCGGAAAGCTCCAGTGCCGGGGTGGGGAGGTCCCGCACCAGGGCTTCCGGCTCGGGTCTGCACTCGGGCTCCAGTTCCATCTCGAAATGACGGAAAACCTGATCCGGGACTGGACAAAAGGAGAAAGAAAATTCTTACAAGAGAAGATCGGGCGCGATACGGAGCGGTACCTTGCTGAGAGCAACCGGCTGTGCCGGCTGGTGGCCCGGGAATTTTTGTACGGGGATTTGCCGAATGTCCACTGA
- a CDS encoding response regulator, with amino-acid sequence MSIHTMLRTPIPTTKITQMERYTPEQLLSIFESCLKAGSIKAEHGLLYEAWATLFSKLYLTPEELIDQMESGQHRFGGENERMLCEFIKADCANQGFFILNVIKKGGMMDRAALVMIADLADIAGFVHEKTTGLHMLVTACDKRVRPALIRKAGKELLSNVFDFRDIPALFVVLGLSDLSVPDLDAIEKVFSKEDLRQVMSRKRMGRNALEVFSEFSPGVRQYGSKERNVFNFNPAIKTTSLEEGAVSPGDAPVNLKNISAPPAKATAGKTGEPDSVSAPGTPPRSTPLKPVSYPVTKKQKVMIVDDDEIIRNLLQLRLKLLGYETCGMAESGEEAVKLSENLKPDLVFMDIMMPGKLDGIHAARLIKANSNAHIIFFSGHSDQEILDRAKEVQPAGFIVKPFTDTDLRVTLHFIE; translated from the coding sequence TTGAGTATCCATACGATGCTCCGTACTCCCATACCAACTACTAAAATAACCCAGATGGAGAGGTACACGCCCGAGCAGCTGCTCAGCATATTCGAGTCCTGCCTGAAGGCAGGATCCATCAAGGCTGAGCACGGCCTGCTGTATGAGGCCTGGGCAACACTCTTTTCAAAGTTATACCTGACACCCGAGGAATTGATAGACCAGATGGAAAGCGGGCAACACCGGTTTGGTGGGGAGAACGAGCGAATGCTCTGCGAATTTATTAAAGCCGACTGCGCCAACCAGGGTTTTTTCATCCTGAACGTAATAAAAAAAGGCGGGATGATGGACAGGGCGGCGCTCGTGATGATCGCGGACCTTGCAGACATCGCCGGATTCGTGCATGAAAAAACAACCGGGCTCCATATGCTCGTTACTGCCTGCGACAAACGGGTGCGACCGGCGCTGATAAGAAAGGCCGGGAAAGAACTGCTCTCCAATGTCTTTGACTTCCGGGATATTCCTGCCCTTTTTGTCGTGCTTGGCCTGAGTGATCTCAGTGTACCTGACCTTGACGCCATAGAGAAAGTGTTCTCAAAAGAAGATCTCCGGCAGGTCATGTCGCGAAAAAGAATGGGAAGAAATGCCCTCGAAGTATTTTCTGAGTTCTCCCCCGGGGTAAGGCAGTATGGTTCCAAGGAGCGGAACGTGTTCAATTTCAACCCTGCCATAAAGACGACAAGTTTGGAAGAGGGTGCCGTTTCTCCGGGTGATGCCCCGGTTAACCTGAAGAACATTTCAGCTCCACCGGCAAAGGCAACCGCCGGTAAAACCGGGGAACCGGATAGCGTGAGCGCACCCGGGACCCCTCCCCGAAGCACCCCATTAAAGCCCGTCTCGTACCCTGTTACCAAAAAACAGAAAGTCATGATCGTTGATGATGACGAGATTATCCGGAATCTTTTACAGCTGCGGCTGAAACTTCTTGGCTATGAAACGTGTGGCATGGCAGAGTCCGGAGAAGAAGCGGTGAAACTCTCGGAGAACCTAAAGCCGGATCTGGTATTCATGGATATTATGATGCCCGGAAAACTGGACGGGATTCATGCAGCCCGGTTAATTAAAGCCAATTCCAATGCACATATTATTTTTTTCTCGGGTCACAGCGATCAGGAGATCCTCGACCGGGCAAAGGAAGTCCAGCCTGCGGGATTCATTGTTAAACCCTTCACGGATACGGATCTTCGCGTCACCCTTCATTTTATTGAATAA
- a CDS encoding ATPase domain-containing protein: MDVKSRIQDLSVSGKVRKRTTGIVGLNLLLDGGYPEGTLIMIYGTPLAGVDLASKQFWQAEGGEEGTYLLNEGDLETGMIDVTDLHPEMYLSQMAGGRIVVDSLSTIIIKYGIDEALKFLRKAREEIKKRGANLLFVVYTGIHTPMEMTRIMRAADLVIEFKTEIHQAEIERTLAVYKIKDAAAPQRLLPFVITDKGIEASTTSRVV; the protein is encoded by the coding sequence ATGGACGTAAAAAGCCGCATACAGGACCTTTCCGTGAGCGGGAAGGTCAGGAAGCGGACCACCGGTATCGTGGGGCTCAACCTGCTCCTTGACGGGGGTTATCCTGAGGGGACCCTCATCATGATCTACGGGACGCCGCTTGCTGGAGTCGATCTTGCCTCAAAGCAGTTCTGGCAGGCAGAGGGGGGAGAAGAGGGCACGTACCTGCTCAACGAGGGGGATCTCGAAACGGGGATGATCGATGTTACCGATCTCCATCCCGAAATGTACCTTTCCCAGATGGCGGGCGGCAGGATCGTGGTGGACTCGCTTTCGACCATTATCATCAAGTATGGCATCGACGAAGCGCTCAAATTCCTGCGCAAGGCCCGCGAAGAGATAAAGAAACGCGGCGCGAACCTGCTGTTTGTGGTGTACACCGGTATCCACACGCCGATGGAGATGACGAGGATCATGCGGGCAGCAGATCTCGTGATCGAGTTCAAGACCGAGATTCACCAGGCAGAGATCGAGCGAACGCTTGCTGTGTATAAAATAAAGGACGCAGCTGCTCCCCAGCGGCTGTTGCCGTTCGTCATCACCGATAAGGGTATTGAAGCCTCGACCACCTCAAGGGTCGTGTAA